The Mucilaginibacter gracilis genomic interval TAAATTAATCGGCATCTCAAGTGACAAAAAGCTGGATTACGGTTTTAATGAATGGATAAAAGCGCAGGACGGTAGAGTGATGGGCCAGGACTGGCAGACCTGGAGTGCTGCCCTTTATCTTTATGCTGCTAAATGTGTGGAAATAAAGAAGACACCATTCTTTGAGGATATCCGGAAGTAGTTCTTACCCGCTATTTTGAATTTTCATGGGATATAGCTTTGATTGATACTGCATAATTTGCCGGCAATAACGTTGATATATAAGGTTTAAATGCCCACTCAATTAACCTTTTGGCAACTCGTCCGGCAGATGCCCAATCATTCAACACCGATGCAATTATCTCTATGCTATAATAAACATCAAAACGATTAAGGTTCCGTATTCATCCCACTTATCAATTCGGAAGGGAGTGTCATATTGGCAACTTGTCAGGTACACTCTTTCCAATAGTTCCGGTGACGAATCCGACAGCAGATTCCAAATTCCGAGGCCATTGATCACCTCATTCCAAGGATGTAATCAATCGATGCCGTAACACTTTGACTAGGCTATTTTATTGACTAAAAGAAATATTTTTGAAAAGCAGAATACACGATTTGATGCTCTAACGCCTATGGAATCATGTGGTCAAGCCTTGCGGAATTTCCACTCCAGAAGACGATAATCCTTTAAAAAGTATTTCAATCCGCTTCTTCAGATTTTAGAACATTGGTCAATTTGTTCTGCGGAAATAAATTTATTTCTGTGCAGTTTCTTTTTCAACAATGTCATATCTTCAGTTACCTTAATAGCTAAGACCTTTGCATAGTGCTGAGTTTGCTTTATCGTTTTATGCCCCATCATTTTACTAATAGTTTCAATTGGAACATTATTAGCCAGTGTCACGGTGGTGGCAAATGAGTTTCTAGCCATTTTCGAAGTTAGTTCTTTATTAACATCACAACTGTCAGCAAGCTCTTTTAAATAAGAATTATATTTTTGATTGCTTAAAACCGGTAAAAGCATATCCTTGACTAAGCAAGCATTGTCATCTTTATATTTATTAAGAATAACGAGAGCAATTGGCAATAAAGGTATCACTGCTGGTGTTCCTGTTTTTTGCCTGTTCTTGTAAATTCTTAGTTCACTATTGTGAGCCATGGTCACTTCGGAACGTTTCAATTGCTTAACGTCAATAAAAGACAGACCTGTGAAACAACAAAATACAAACAAATCCCTTACTCTCGAAAGACGATCATTATCTATCTTCTTGGACGCAATTCGTTGGATTTCTTCTTTATCAAGATAGATGGTATCGACATCTTCTCTTGTCATCTCAAATTTAGCGAACGGGTCTCCTACTAACCATCCATTATCTACACAATCCAATACTATCTTTTTCATATTGGCAATATTTTTTAACGCCGAATTATGGTTAAGCCCTTGATCTGTTCGGTACCAATTGTATAATTTCTTAATAAAGTCAAGGTCTAGAGAACGGATATTAATATCATGTACTTTGTATTCGCAGTTAATAAACTTGGAGGTATGTCTATAGGAAGTATCAAAGTTAGTATGTGTTCCTTTTGCTACACCTTTACCAATCATTTTCTTTAGCTCTTTATTATGTGCTTCAAACAATGCAAGTAACATCCATTTCCGTTCATTAACCCCGGATAGTAATTCCACCATAGCTAAAGCAGTAACCACCTTGCCCCGGTCTATTAAATATTTCCGGGCTTCATATGCTTTATTTTGTAGTACATCAAGATACTCGTTGAGTGCTTTTGCGTCTTCTTTATTACCGCTGGCACAGTTTCCTTTCGAATTCCACCTAGATGGCTCCCAGGAACGTTTAACAGAGATGTCTTTAGAAATACCATCAACAGTAACTTTGAGGTAGATGTACATTGGTCCGCGTTGGTAATTTTTGGGCTGTTTTAAGAAAAACATTAAGCCTAAACTTTTTTCTAACATAACGATAGTTTTTTAAGTGAATAAATATCGAAATGCAGAGGTAAAAAATCAAGAT includes:
- a CDS encoding site-specific integrase; translation: MLEKSLGLMFFLKQPKNYQRGPMYIYLKVTVDGISKDISVKRSWEPSRWNSKGNCASGNKEDAKALNEYLDVLQNKAYEARKYLIDRGKVVTALAMVELLSGVNERKWMLLALFEAHNKELKKMIGKGVAKGTHTNFDTSYRHTSKFINCEYKVHDINIRSLDLDFIKKLYNWYRTDQGLNHNSALKNIANMKKIVLDCVDNGWLVGDPFAKFEMTREDVDTIYLDKEEIQRIASKKIDNDRLSRVRDLFVFCCFTGLSFIDVKQLKRSEVTMAHNSELRIYKNRQKTGTPAVIPLLPIALVILNKYKDDNACLVKDMLLPVLSNQKYNSYLKELADSCDVNKELTSKMARNSFATTVTLANNVPIETISKMMGHKTIKQTQHYAKVLAIKVTEDMTLLKKKLHRNKFISAEQIDQCSKI